A single window of Acanthopagrus latus isolate v.2019 chromosome 1, fAcaLat1.1, whole genome shotgun sequence DNA harbors:
- the gemin6 gene encoding gem-associated protein 6, which yields MMQCGWSLLGPLQWIRYVNKQVMVKAGNDEEHRGWLLTVDPVSASLVLVTFGEEGRASVQVVMGHAVEEVQVLQEADKETTRRLQTSFLPARTCGLDPEELRRRRAGVQRWLEKNRVPVEEEGDQLRVAGVLTLAAPYGPEDCCSSNQIILDRIQKLIQNLVQSPYYPD from the exons ATGATGCAGTGCGGCTGGTCTCTGTTAGGTCCGCTGCAGTGGATCCGTTACGTCAACAAACAGGTGATGGTGAAGGCGGGAAACGATGAGGAGCACCGCGGCTGGCTGCTCACCGTGGACCCGGTGTCCGCCAG TCTGGTTCTGGTGACTTTCGGGGAGGAGGGCAGAGCATCGGTGCAGGTGGTGATGGGTCACGCcgtggaggaggtgcaggttCTTCAGGAGGCAGATAAGGAGACCACCAGGCGTCTCCAGACCTCCTTCCTCCCTGCGAGGACCTGTGGGCTAGAcccagaggagctgaggaggaggagggccggcGTCCAGAGGTGGCTAGAGAAGAACCGTGTcccagtggaggaggagggggaccaGCTGAGGGTGGCGGGGGTACTTACCCTTGCAGCCCCATACGGACCTGaagactgctgcagctccaaccagATCATCCTGGACCGCATCCAGAAACTGATCCAGAATCTGGTCCAGAGTCCATATTATCCAGACTGA